One stretch of Desulfomonile tiedjei DNA includes these proteins:
- a CDS encoding amidohydrolase has protein sequence MIIDSHVHLLPGKVREDRTPYCQHDRAFAALYCSNKARIVSEDQIVGYLDSSGIDKAVVFGFPWENHDLVSRNNDEVWEFHQKYPDRIIPFAVLSTSGGDEAYREAVRTLAAGFAGLGELAMYHGGWSLADFEALSPSLDLAEQHKVPVIIHVNEPVGHDYPGKIPVDFRGLLRIIKANPDVDFILAHFGGGVFVYALMPEVGSILSRTYLDTAASPFLYDCKVFDVVSRIMGPDKILFGSDYPLLPLKRYAKELDKAGIDGDLRKAILGENFMKLLRKRPSVE, from the coding sequence ATGATCATCGATTCACATGTTCATTTGTTGCCAGGCAAAGTCCGAGAGGACCGCACCCCTTACTGTCAGCACGATCGCGCCTTTGCTGCGCTCTACTGCTCCAATAAGGCCAGGATCGTTTCCGAAGACCAGATAGTGGGGTATCTCGACTCGTCAGGAATAGATAAGGCCGTGGTGTTCGGGTTCCCCTGGGAGAACCACGACTTGGTAAGCCGGAACAACGATGAGGTCTGGGAGTTTCACCAGAAATATCCCGACAGAATTATTCCGTTCGCTGTCCTTTCAACTTCCGGAGGCGACGAGGCGTACCGCGAGGCGGTCAGGACCTTGGCCGCGGGATTTGCCGGACTCGGCGAATTGGCCATGTACCACGGAGGCTGGAGTCTGGCCGATTTCGAGGCCCTCAGCCCTAGTCTGGACTTGGCGGAGCAGCATAAAGTTCCTGTAATCATTCACGTGAACGAGCCTGTCGGGCACGACTATCCGGGAAAAATCCCTGTGGATTTTCGCGGGCTGCTGCGCATCATAAAAGCCAATCCGGACGTGGATTTCATCCTGGCCCACTTCGGCGGCGGAGTCTTTGTTTATGCGCTCATGCCCGAAGTGGGGTCGATATTGTCACGCACCTACCTCGATACAGCGGCTTCTCCATTCCTATATGATTGCAAGGTCTTCGATGTTGTAAGCCGCATTATGGGGCCGGACAAGATCCTTTTCGGAAGCGACTATCCTTTGTTGCCCCTTAAGAGATACGCCAAGGAGTTGGACAAGGCGGGAATTGACGGCGACCTGCGTAAGGCCATCCTGGGAGAAAACTTCATGAAACTACTGAGGAAAAGGCCTTCAGTGGAGTGA
- a CDS encoding pyruvate carboxylase subunit B: MNSETAKQKVKIFDITLRDGSQSKVATRIKLEDLLKVARKLADTGIYGAETWGGATFDVCVRYLKEDPWERARILKDAMPKVKNMMLIRGQNLVAYSNFSDDVVAKFVQASARNGIDIFRIFDALDDVRNHEMVIKAVKEVGKIAEGAVCFTISPVHTIEKFVSKARQLEDKGVDQIAIKDMAGLIDPQTTFALVSALKKAVNVPIHLHTHDNCGLGMMSALKAVEAGCDMIDSVLSPFSGGTGHPCTESLVYSLHRFGYDTGCDLAKLTKAAEEAKLMRSYYSEFEAPYSGVDCKMLVTQIPGGVMSNLTSQLRQQNALDRLNEIIDEIPRVREDLGWIPLVTPTSQIVVSQATFNVVLGRYKIIANHTANLLKGLYGETPAPVNKELQERVLKGEKPTTVRPAELLPPMWPELEKKFPGLTEEETLIHAIFPHEAEAYFAENKKAAS; this comes from the coding sequence ATGAACTCAGAGACCGCGAAGCAGAAAGTGAAAATATTCGATATTACGTTGAGAGATGGGTCCCAGAGCAAGGTGGCCACTCGTATCAAGCTCGAGGACTTGCTCAAGGTTGCCCGAAAGCTTGCGGATACCGGGATTTACGGAGCAGAAACCTGGGGCGGCGCGACCTTCGACGTGTGCGTCCGATATCTTAAGGAAGACCCCTGGGAAAGGGCACGAATCCTAAAAGATGCAATGCCCAAAGTGAAAAACATGATGCTTATCCGCGGGCAAAACCTGGTCGCTTATTCCAACTTCTCCGACGATGTAGTCGCGAAGTTTGTGCAAGCCTCAGCGCGAAACGGTATAGACATTTTCCGCATCTTCGACGCTCTTGACGACGTGAGAAACCACGAAATGGTAATAAAGGCGGTCAAAGAGGTCGGCAAAATTGCGGAAGGCGCTGTGTGCTTTACCATCAGCCCTGTTCACACAATCGAGAAGTTCGTGTCCAAGGCGAGGCAGTTGGAAGACAAAGGCGTAGACCAGATAGCCATCAAAGACATGGCCGGCCTGATAGACCCCCAAACCACTTTTGCTCTGGTTAGCGCGCTCAAAAAGGCGGTTAATGTTCCTATACATCTCCATACTCACGACAATTGCGGTTTGGGCATGATGTCCGCTTTGAAAGCAGTAGAAGCGGGATGCGACATGATAGATTCCGTGTTGAGCCCGTTCTCGGGCGGGACAGGGCATCCGTGTACGGAATCATTGGTTTATTCGCTGCACCGCTTCGGATACGACACCGGTTGCGACCTGGCAAAGTTGACTAAGGCCGCCGAGGAAGCCAAGCTGATGAGGTCGTACTACAGCGAGTTCGAGGCCCCGTACAGCGGAGTGGACTGCAAGATGCTGGTAACGCAGATACCCGGCGGCGTTATGTCGAATCTTACCAGTCAACTCAGGCAACAGAATGCTCTGGACAGACTGAATGAAATAATTGATGAGATACCGAGAGTCCGGGAAGATCTCGGCTGGATCCCCCTGGTAACACCGACTTCTCAAATCGTAGTCTCACAGGCCACTTTCAATGTAGTCCTAGGCCGATACAAGATAATTGCGAACCATACTGCGAACCTGCTCAAGGGTTTGTACGGCGAAACCCCAGCTCCGGTGAACAAGGAGCTTCAGGAACGGGTCCTCAAAGGAGAGAAGCCTACTACGGTTCGACCGGCGGAGTTGCTGCCCCCAATGTGGCCTGAATTGGAAAAGAAATTCCCCGGCCTCACCGAGGAAGAGACCCTCATCCACGCGATCTTTCCCCATGAGGCAGAGGCCTACTTCGCGGAGAACAAGAAGGCAGCAAGCTGA
- the sulP gene encoding sulfate permease: MRAKVTKHQKVPVVTRLSRIFPIFQWLPAYQRGSLRPDITAGLTLAAFTIPEAIAYAELAGLPAKAGLYAAIAAPVVYMLFGTSRQLAVGPTSAVSVLVASGLGTLAISSPDYYAALAATTAVLVGIIALVSYGVRLGFLVNFVSESVLVGFSTGAAVYIAATQFSKLFGVTGSHGHFLDRMLDLAHRIGDTNEWALGLGIAAIVILLAGERAFPRLPWALIVVLGSIGLMSVTDLGARGVRVVGEIPSGFPLMAWPPISLPVFGDVLRTAVGAFLLAYLEGMSMARMFARQHNYRVDANQELLALGFASLGAGLTQGYPVAGSFSRSALNDECGAKTQLANGIGGLALVFVVLFLTGLFTNLPEPILAAVVLVAVRGLFKAAALRRLFRLRPAEFWTAIGALGGVLVLGVLDGVIIGALLSLLLVIARASESRISVLGKVPGQPQFTNVRDNPANLIIPGLLIVRVEEGIFYANAESIRDQIMALMWDANTPIETVILDLEMTSDLDLAGAEMLDELHSELQDLGVRLRLARLQRSARVLLARARISGKIGNKNIHPRTLFAVAAYLSEEGAAQRLGCDIVPDMIRCVQDLVLQRCELETGSDREMLDDVCRQLDGILECLEKLNCKVG, translated from the coding sequence CCAAAGTAACCAAGCATCAGAAGGTTCCCGTTGTGACGCGCCTTTCTCGTATCTTTCCCATCTTCCAATGGTTGCCGGCCTATCAGAGGGGGTCGTTACGGCCAGATATCACGGCCGGATTGACCTTGGCGGCCTTTACCATTCCAGAGGCAATAGCCTATGCGGAGTTGGCAGGTCTGCCTGCAAAAGCAGGTTTGTACGCGGCCATCGCGGCCCCGGTTGTTTACATGCTGTTTGGGACGTCGCGCCAGCTCGCGGTTGGTCCAACGTCAGCCGTGTCTGTTCTCGTCGCTTCGGGGCTGGGAACTCTCGCGATCTCTTCTCCGGATTATTACGCTGCATTGGCCGCTACCACAGCGGTGCTCGTCGGAATCATAGCCCTTGTTTCTTACGGGGTCCGGTTGGGCTTTCTGGTCAATTTCGTTTCTGAGTCGGTCCTGGTGGGCTTCTCGACAGGGGCCGCGGTGTACATCGCCGCTACTCAGTTCAGTAAGCTCTTTGGTGTTACCGGGTCGCATGGCCACTTTCTGGATCGAATGCTAGACCTAGCGCACCGTATAGGAGACACCAATGAGTGGGCATTGGGACTGGGAATTGCGGCAATAGTCATTCTGCTCGCGGGTGAACGCGCCTTTCCGAGGTTGCCCTGGGCACTGATTGTTGTGCTTGGGTCAATCGGATTGATGAGCGTTACCGACCTTGGTGCTCGAGGCGTGCGTGTGGTGGGCGAAATCCCCAGCGGGTTTCCGCTGATGGCCTGGCCGCCCATTTCCCTCCCGGTCTTCGGAGACGTGCTGCGAACAGCCGTTGGGGCCTTCTTATTGGCTTATCTCGAAGGAATGAGTATGGCGCGAATGTTCGCGCGGCAACATAATTATCGGGTTGATGCCAACCAGGAGCTGCTGGCTCTGGGCTTTGCAAGCTTGGGCGCAGGATTGACTCAGGGTTATCCGGTAGCAGGAAGTTTCTCACGGAGCGCGCTGAATGACGAATGCGGAGCGAAAACCCAACTGGCCAACGGAATAGGCGGCTTGGCACTCGTCTTCGTGGTCTTGTTCCTCACCGGCTTGTTCACCAATTTGCCCGAACCGATCTTGGCTGCGGTGGTGTTGGTAGCCGTACGAGGCCTGTTTAAGGCGGCGGCCTTGCGCCGACTCTTCCGGCTGCGGCCCGCGGAGTTCTGGACCGCGATCGGTGCCCTGGGCGGCGTGCTGGTCCTAGGGGTACTGGACGGAGTTATCATCGGTGCGCTCCTGTCCCTGCTGCTAGTCATAGCCCGAGCCTCCGAATCCCGCATCAGCGTGCTCGGCAAGGTCCCCGGACAGCCGCAGTTCACCAACGTGCGCGACAATCCGGCAAACCTCATCATCCCAGGCCTTCTCATAGTCCGGGTCGAAGAAGGTATATTCTATGCCAATGCCGAGTCGATCCGGGATCAAATTATGGCCCTGATGTGGGATGCGAATACCCCGATCGAAACGGTGATACTGGATCTGGAAATGACCAGCGACCTGGATCTTGCCGGCGCCGAAATGCTCGACGAATTGCACTCGGAATTGCAGGATTTGGGTGTGCGCTTGAGGCTGGCAAGGCTTCAGCGGTCCGCGCGCGTGCTCTTGGCCCGCGCCAGGATCTCCGGGAAGATCGGGAACAAGAATATCCATCCTCGCACCCTCTTTGCAGTGGCAGCTTACCTCTCCGAAGAAGGGGCGGCCCAGCGGCTAGGATGCGACATCGTCCCCGACATGATCAGATGCGTGCAGGACTTGGTGCTTCAGAGGTGCGAGTTGGAAACCGGCAGCGACCGGGAAATGCTCGACGATGTCTGTCGCCAGCTCGACGGCATCCTGGAGTGTCTCGAGAAGCTAAACTGCAAAGTTGGATAA
- a CDS encoding PaaI family thioesterase translates to MPETVPLQHRLHPSAPIRHCYGCGADNPNGLGLKSFLEGDEAIARWRGQKHHCSYPGFLNGGIACTLIDCHSAWTAVALECRNHGTDLGQNADLPTGWTRAMSIEFLKPVPLDAEIVLRAGMVKQGRTSRTVACSIYANGEECVKGEVTIVMTGAK, encoded by the coding sequence ATGCCTGAGACGGTTCCGCTACAGCATCGCTTACACCCGTCCGCACCTATACGGCACTGCTACGGATGCGGCGCAGACAATCCGAATGGACTGGGACTGAAGAGCTTTCTCGAAGGGGATGAAGCAATCGCCCGGTGGCGTGGGCAGAAGCACCATTGCTCTTATCCGGGATTTCTCAATGGCGGGATAGCCTGCACCCTAATCGATTGCCATTCCGCCTGGACCGCGGTTGCGCTCGAATGCCGGAATCACGGTACTGACCTGGGCCAAAACGCAGACCTCCCTACAGGATGGACCAGGGCCATGAGCATCGAATTCCTCAAGCCTGTTCCCCTCGACGCGGAGATTGTTCTGAGAGCCGGAATGGTGAAACAAGGGCGCACCAGTCGTACCGTAGCATGCTCTATTTACGCGAATGGCGAGGAATGCGTTAAAGGAGAAGTCACTATCGTCATGACGGGGGCCAAGTAA
- a CDS encoding GNAT family N-acetyltransferase, which yields MDANIRPARTDDSAFLAWVILTSGRAHVKRGIWEVVLDEPEEKCLGFLQLVSGTEIPHQFHYSRYMVAEVEGRPAAGLGGYDPAVLGFPALQRAVAEVFSKLGVPPPPAATSKESQRILECIPDDIEGAWIIDSVATVPEFRRQGMVSRLLEKMLDEGRRQGYRLSQINIYIGNTPAQRAYEKHGFKVLDEKRDPYFEARIGCPGMARLSRDL from the coding sequence ATGGACGCGAACATCCGGCCCGCGCGAACCGACGATTCGGCCTTTCTCGCGTGGGTCATATTGACTTCAGGACGAGCGCATGTGAAGCGGGGAATATGGGAAGTCGTTCTTGATGAGCCCGAAGAGAAATGCCTCGGGTTTCTGCAACTTGTGTCTGGTACAGAAATCCCTCATCAGTTTCATTATTCGCGCTATATGGTGGCTGAAGTGGAAGGCCGCCCGGCAGCAGGCCTGGGTGGGTACGACCCCGCTGTCTTGGGTTTCCCGGCTCTTCAAAGAGCGGTGGCCGAGGTCTTCAGCAAACTTGGAGTGCCCCCACCACCAGCGGCAACAAGTAAAGAGTCGCAGAGGATCTTGGAATGCATTCCTGACGACATTGAAGGAGCATGGATTATCGACAGTGTGGCAACAGTCCCGGAGTTTCGGCGGCAGGGCATGGTCAGCCGGCTGCTCGAGAAGATGCTCGATGAAGGGCGCCGCCAAGGTTACAGGCTTTCCCAGATCAACATATATATTGGCAATACACCCGCGCAGCGCGCCTACGAAAAGCACGGATTCAAAGTCCTTGACGAAAAACGCGACCCCTATTTTGAAGCCCGAATAGGATGCCCGGGTATGGCTCGCCTTTCGCGAGATTTGTGA